The nucleotide window CCGGCCCACCTTGCTGCTTGAATCTGGAAAGCAGTCTTAGGAAAAAAAGAGCTGTTAGATGATTATGTCCAGGACAGTGTTGAAGGATGGCGCGCACTAGGCCTGTCCAGCCCGTCAGGGGCGCTTTCTTGGCCTGGAAGTAATGAAGAGGCTTGTCCTTTGAATAAAAGTGTGACGCACTTGAGTTTGAAACCATGCACAGGCTCACACGAGGAACACGCAGCCCGGCAAGGGTTGCCTTTAGATTTTCCGCTTCCCTCACTCTCACCCGCATGCCTGCTGGTGGTTTTTCACCCGCTCCAACATGCCAGTGTGTGAAGAATATAAACTGGCTGATCTATTTAATCTCCAGCTTATTTTCATAAAGAGGATAGACTGTTGATCCATATTTAGCTTAAGAGCGTTGAGACCGAGGTACCGGTTGGGAACTGAGGAGCTCCTGCTCTGATGCCACGAGTGGTGTGTGGATGGTGACTTGAGCGTGGCAGACGTGCTGTCAGATTCATGCGTTCCGGTTGCACACGCCACCATTTCGCTGTTAGAGCACATAGGACGAGATTTCTTCTTGGAGTTGTTGAGTGATCTATTTGAAAATGTTCTCAAAGTATTGCTGGTGTGGTGGCCTAAGATGcgatattttttattgtgttgacTTTGGGgtgataaatgaaattgaaatgcaGTTAGTTTTGAGAATGGTAGTTGGCTTTTGCAAATTCATTTTCAGGTGATCATTCTAAAATCCCTCCACTCCCACCAATCAAATCCACTGTGATGTGGAAGAAAGGGCTCGTGGCACTGCACGGGGCACCGCGTTGGGGTCACGCCTGCCGCTCACGGCCCGCCATGTCCGTGTTGCAGAGGAGGAGACCCACCCGGTGGACTTGAGCTCGCTCTCCAGTAAGCTGCTCCCAGGCTTCACCACGCTGGGCTtcaaagatgagagaagaaacaaaggtaAATCCATTGTCCTGTCCCAGGAGCCGGCTGGAGCAGGGGTTTAGGGGAGTGATGGCAAATACTGCTGATTCCTGCTTCAGGGTTTCCTCACTTGCCTGGATTCCTATTTTCACATGGGTAGGATTGAGATCAGTTACAGTGACAGGAACAAAACTTGTGTTGGATGGTTTGCTGGGGACACACACAGCGGGCACCTTGGTTGCATCACTGGACTTCGCCTTGGTCAGTGCTGTGCCGTCCTTGTGCTTCTGTCCCTGTCGCGTTTACGGAACATCCTTTCGGGGATCAGAATGTGTGGCCCCTGGGCCTCGGATCTGGCCTGTGTGTTCTGTTCTCCATCTGCACGGCTGTCTCCTGGCTGCGCTGCTGCTGGGACCTCCCGTACGGCCCCACCCTCCACTTCTCTGCCTCTGCTGGGTCCCTTCTGTGCAGACAGCTGCGCGGACCCTGTTCCTGCCGGCCCTTTCTCCTTCAGCCACTCACACCATCTGCTAATGGGACAGCTCCCTCTTCCCTCCAAACCATGGCCTTGGCCCGAGAGCTTCCTTgtttctggaatgttctttcctCCAGCTCCAGGTGCTGGAATTCTGCCTGGTCTGGGTCTCCTGTTAAAGGACCTGGTCCCTCCACAGGGAAGGATCCTCTCGCCTTGACCACTTGCGTTCATCAGCCCCTGCTCCCCGCTTCCCTTTGGGGTTCTTGTGGTTGTTGATACTTTTTTCGTTGTGTTTGACACACTCCTCGTTCTCATCCTCTAACACAGTTGTCAGCCCCAGCACTTCTGTCCCTGGGGACGTTTGGCAGCGTCCGGAGACGTGTTGATGGTCCCAGTGGGGTGGGGCGtgctgctggcatctggtggggaGACGCCAGGGGTGCTGCTTCACGCCCTGTGGGACTCCGCACAGCACATCTGGCGCGTGTGCCCCGCAGAGAGAGCTGGCCCTGGGCAGGCGTGCTCCCTGCGGTGTGTGTTGGTTGGGATCCTCCACACTGACGGACGGTGCCCTCCGCCCACGTCTCCACGCAGCTCTTTTACTTGTGGAGCTCACCTCTTTGCAGAGAGCTCATTTCCCTGCGGTCTTTGGCCTGCAGAAGTAAAACGAGGGTGAATTACACCCCTGCTGGTTACTAACACATGGAAAACTTACACTCAGGAGCGAGAATTTTGTGGAGAGCAAGTGAGGCGAGACTGGGGTGCTGACTGCCAGCCAGGCGGTCCCTCAGCCCCTGCAGAAGCAGGATGGGGCCTGCACACCGAGTCCTTCCAGTGAGCCCAGTGATGctgtctttctcctcttcctcccagtcACCTTTCTCTCCAGTGCCACTACTGCGCTTTCGATGCAGAATAATTCAGTATTTGGTGACTTGAAGTCGGACGAGATGGAGCTGCTGTATTCAGCCTACGGAGATGAGACAGGCGTGCAGTGTGCGCTGAGGCAAGTGTCGGCCCCGGGGAGCCCTTGGCTGCCGTGCGGCTTGAGCTGCATCCTGGTGTGGGACCCAGAGCCCCACATGTGTGCGGGTGGGGGAAGAGCCATCCCGCGGCCGTCCAGATGGCAGCTCAGGTCTTCCTGTTGCTTTCCGTCACCCACCCAGGTCTGCCACAGGCCAGTCCTGAAATTTGGGTAACTCAGAATTGCAAGAAGGCGGTGATCAGGATGTAGCTTGTGAAGGGGTTGGGGGTGTATTCAGCGCACTGGATGGTTTTGAATTGTGTTTCTTAAGTGACTGTGCCAGCTCAGGCTGTAGTGACAAAGTGCCAAAGACTGGGGTCACAGTCCTGGGGGCTGCTGTCTACCAtgaggtgtgggcagggctggttcctcctgagcCCTCTCTCCTGGGCCTATAGgtgctgtcttctccctgtgccttCCCAGAGCCGTCCTGTGTCCTCAGCTCTCCTGGAGACCCGACCGTTGTGCAAGGACCCTGGTCACATTGGATCAGGGCCACCCTAATGGCCTCATGTCACTGCAGTTACCTCTGAAGGCCATAAAGGCCTCAAGTATAGTCACATTTGGAGGCACTGGGGTCAGGATTTCAACTTGCAAACTTTGAGTGGGAGACATAGTTCAGGCCGTGGCAGactaaagtataataacaaaaatcacaaatgtaGTAGCTGCTTTTCCATAGAATGTTGTcatgtgtattttttgttttctgtggcaAAATAAATGTGGGTCACTCTTGTAAAATTTTGGCAGTTTGTTATAGGGAAAGCAACTTAATTTTGCTAGCCTCTAAGAAATGGAATCTTGACATCAGGTCTTCATTTTATTCCAACAAGAATGcagaatacatttgaaaaataaataatccagttAGCGCTtcataaaataagtgaaaaccTGACCCCGATATTTGTGTCAAAAAAGGAAGTAAACgtggaaaatgaagaggaaattcTAGTAGGAGACGATGGCGTCATAACTCAGAAATTAAAGAGTTGGTCGCCGCCTGCCCTTCCACCAGCCCTCACCTCACCCCTGCTGTGGGGCCTCTGCCCAGCCTGGGCCAAGGCCGCAGCTCCCCTGGTGCCATCCTGTCCGTAGTTGGCTCCCCTGTCCGCAGATCCTGGCTCTTTCAGGACATCAGTCATCTGTTGTCCATGTGGTGCGTCATCAGCGGACTGTGTGCACCCCCCGCCTTCCCCGGCTGTGTGCTCCCCCTGCCTTCCCCGGCTGTGCGCTCTCCCCGCCTTCCCCGGCTTTGTGCTCCTAGAACGCGTCAGGTTCCATGTTCTGTGAAGAAAGATCATTCTGACCCCCCTGCCTTGCGGCTGCAGGGAAAACACTCAGAAGCACATCTTCTAGGGCCTGGTGTGGGCTGTGTGGTCCCTCGCCAGCCTCGGTGCACAGACACCCAGATCCTCTGCCCCCGAGCGCTTTTCCCGAGCACACTGCGAGTGCTGAGCTTGGCCTGGCCTGGGCTGTGGGTGTTTTAACAAAGACGTGGAGTCTGCTTGTTGCCTCCTGTGACCGTGGTTCAGCTTCTGACTGGCAGCCGTCCCTGTTCCTCTCTGCGAAGGTCTTTGGAGTCTGGGGAGCCCTTCTGAGGCCCTTGCTTGTTGCTTTGATTCTAAGACTACACATTTTTGTTCCTGGcctactttttaaattgtgttatattttactttttaagctgTTTCATTTATATGGCCAAGAGTCAGGATCATGCTAAAAGGAGAGCCTTGGAAGTCTCGGCCCACCCCTGCCCCATGCGCCCCTTCCTCCCCGGCAGACGCTGCCCGCCACCGTGCTTCCGTCCACACCCACTTGTGTATTTAAACGCATAACTAGTGGAAAGATAGGAGTGTGCTTTTACAAATGATAGCACAGCACGCGTGTTtctaggctgtgtgtgtgtgtgttcatgctgttctccccctcccccccccccgaGATCTTTTTAACCTTTTTGGGTCATGGACCACTTTGAAAATCTAATGAGAACTATCAGCCACTCCCCCAAAAATACCCACTCTGGGAGGGTCACAAGGGACTGAGGAGCTGCGCTGGCACGGCAGGCTTCTGTGATCAGGGCCGCCGCGAGGGCCAGGCAGCAAGGGCTTGGCGTGGAGCACACAGCCTGCCTTTCAGCATGCTTCTCCTGCGGCCCCTCTAGCCTGCAGGAGTTTGTGAAGGATGCTGGGAGCTACAGCAAGAAAGTGGTGGATGACCTCCTGGACCAGATCACAGGTGGAGACCACTCCAGGACGCTCTTCCAGCTGAAGCAGGTGGGCTGCACTCGCactggggaggggcaggtgcCCTTGGGGTGCTGCTGGTGGGAAGAGCTTGCGGTCTGACCAGGCTCTCAGGGATGAGGAGCTGTCGCAGGGACTCTGCTGCCGGCTCCTCGTCAGGATCTGCGCGCTGCTCTGCATGGGCGGGCGTCCGTCCTTCAGAGACCAGCTCCTTGTCAGCAACTGTGTGCTGCTCTGCATGGGCGGGCGTGCCCCAGAGACCGTGACTGTGTGCTCACCACTCCCAGTGCACTTCGTAACTCTCTATTCCCATCTTCGTCTCTCATCTCTGtcactttccttcatcttgaagaatttaaaagaatacTTCATGTAGTTCAGGCTTACTGACAGTGAACCCTCAGCATTGGCTTGTCTGAgagtctttatttcaccttcaccTTCCCTGGGTGTGGAATTTTAGATGATCTTTTTTCCCGTCTACTGTAAAATACATTTGACTTGCATCTTTGCTATAAAAAAGCATCTGAagtcattcttatctttgttttccACATGTGATGTGTCTTTTTGGCAAACTGCAGCTCATAGGCCAGATCTGACCTGCAGTCTGCTTTTGTACAGGCCACAAACCAAGAATGTCTTTTGCATCTTTAAAAGGctgtttaaagaaaagaaaaggaagaagatgcTGCAGGCAGCGTGCCCCTCGCAGAGCCTCGGCTACTCCCTCCTGGGCCCTAGGCAGGACGGGGTGCTGGCCGGCTCTCTAGGAGCTTTTAAAC belongs to Theropithecus gelada isolate Dixy chromosome 6, Tgel_1.0, whole genome shotgun sequence and includes:
- the LOC112625879 gene encoding bromodomain-containing protein 9 isoform X2, with translation MGYLKRNGDGSLLYSVVNTAEPDADEEETHPVDLSSLSSKLLPGFTTLGFKDERRNKVTFLSSATTALSMQNNSVFGDLKSDEMELLYSAYGDETGVQCALSLQEFVKDAGSYSKKVVDDLLDQITGGDHSRTLFQLKQRRNVPMKPPDEAKVGDALGDSSGSVLDFMSMKSYPDVSVDISMLSSLGEL